The Prochlorococcus sp. MIT 1341 genomic interval CTACCCGCTTACAGCTTTCTACTTGTTTTTGGACTCCACAAGCATCTACTCGAGCAGGACCAGTTAGGTCGAAGGATGGTTTTGCTCCGGTTGCAATCAAGAGGGCGTCACAGCCCTTTATCGCCTCGTCAAGAGAGTTCTCGTCTCCTAGAGAAAGTACGTATTTTTCACAGGTTTCTAGAGTTTCTGGGAGCAACGAACTCTTTCTGACTAATAAACGTACTTTGAATCCACTTGCAAGTGCTTCCTCTGCTATTCGAAAACCTGTTTTTCCGGAAGCCCCGCTAATCGCTAGTTTCACTTGCAAATTTATTTTCTCTTCATGACTTTATAGCTATTCCAGAGCATTTTTGCGAATTTTCTTACGTGGCTTAGTTAGTAAAAGGTAGCAATAGAATTATTAAATATACTTTTGTTAGGCTTTTTTGCAAATGATTGGTTTACATCTATTTGGATAAAGTTCCTTACATATAGAACAAACTCTACCATCACACCCCCTAGCAGTACAGTGTTCTCGTCCATAGAAAATTATTTGCAGGTGGAGTTTATTCCATTCGCTTTCAGGAAATATAGCTTTAAGATCTTTTTCTGTCTGTAAAACATTTTTTCCTTTTGAGAGGCCCCACCTCTGTGCAAGTCTGTGAATATGAGTGTCAACTGGAAAAGTTTGGAAACCAAAGGCTTGTGAAAGAACAACACTTGCTGTTTTATGACCTACCCCAGGCAGTGATTCCAGGTCTTTGAAGTTGCAAGGGACCTTACCTTTGAATTTTTCAATAAGAATTTTGGAAAGATTGGCTATGTTTTTAGCTTTTTGTCTTGAAAGACCTATTTGCCTTATTGAAGATTGTATTTCCCTTTCACCTAGCTTTTGCATGTCTAAGGGGGTATTTGCTTTTTTGAAAAGAGCAGGTGTTATCTCATTAACCTTTTTATCTGTACTTTGGGCACTTAGTAGTACAGCAATTAACAATGTAAATTCATCATGATGATTTAGTGGTATGGGAGGATTGGGGTATAATTCATTAAGACGCTTTCTTATCAAGCTCACTCGATCCAGCTTATTCATTGGATTATTTCAGTTGGAAAGCAATTTGAAAGCAAGCATTACATATTTGAGTAACTATTGGTGTAATTTACAGTAATTATCAAGATGTGTCATAAGCTTTGGCAAAATATATAGTTTTTTATGTCACAAGATTAGCCGAAAGGTTCATTCTCTCTAAGATAGTTTGACCTTAATTTCTATATGATAGAGCTTATAATTGATTATTTTTTTTCTTTACCCATGCTGAAACTAAGCCTAGCAGCAATATTCCAAAGCTAGATAAAATCAAAATTTTACCTCCTCCTTCAAGGATGCCAGCACCCAAAGCCACCACAGGAAGGTCTGAAAGTAAAATACTTATAATTAAGGCTGGCATGAATTTTCTCCAAGAGGTCTTAGTTAGTCCAATTCCATAGCAAACAAAGTCAAAAAGCCCGGTCATTAAAAGTCCTGTCATAAGAAAGAAATTTCCTTCAAGATGTTTATTACTAAAGTTTTCAACCCGTTTCATAAATCTATTGCCTACAAATCGTTTTACTGCTCTTCTACCGTAAACTCTTGATATAGTAAAACATGTTGAACAAGATATGAAATCTGCTAAATAAATAATCAATAAACCTTTCTTAAATCCTAATATACCCCCTGCAAGTAATGAGTATGCAGTACTTGGAAGGGCAGGAACTAATATACTTGTGAACCTTAGAATAAAAATAGAAAACTCTGCTAAGGAGCTTCCATCGCTTACTCCTTGCTTTATTTGATTAATCCCACCAAAGTATATTAAATAAGATACTAGCATGAAAAATATTAGGCCTATAAAGATATTAAAAGCCCTTGTCTTATGAACATTTCCTGAATGGACCATTTTCATGGTTTTGATAATCAAAGTTTTCCCAACTAAAACTATAACAAACCGTAATCTTATAGATAGGCCTTAATTGAGTATAAAAATTAGCCATAGAACTTTATTTTTTAGAAATCCATCTTCTTAAATTTATGATTTGTCGTGTTGATTCACTTTGCTTTATCGCACCTTAATTTGACTCCTTATATTTTTTCGAGCCATCAGAAGCACTTGGTATTAAATGATACGATAAATTGTATCCGATGACCAGCTTTTTTAATTTCCTTTGGATTTTCCCTAATGATCAGAAATACATAATTAAAATCTTTTATATTTATGACTATCTCTGTAGGAGAATCTACAGGCTTTATTGCAGTCCAAAGTCTTACCATCCTGCTTCCTTAGTTCAAATTACGATTATTAAAATTTTTCTGTGCTCGACACTTGTTTAAAAATTAAAGGACTTTGGCATCTTTATGGAAAAAGTTCTACTTCAGATTGGTCTCTCAAGGATATAGATTTCACTCTGGAGAGAGGAGAGCTGGTTGGCCTCTTAGGCCCTTCCGGCTGCGGGAAGACAACTCTTTTAAGGTTGATTGCTGGTTTTGAGAAACCTTCTAAAGGACAGATATATATAAATGGGCGTGAGGTGGCAAGCACGAAGAGATTGGTTCCTGCGGAACAAAGAGGCATAGGTATGGTTTTTCAAGATTATGCTCTTTTCCCCCACCTCGATGCTTGGCAAAATGTATGTTTTGGGTTGCGTCGAGGACAAGATAAAACCAGAGTTAATTATTTGTTGGAACTGCTTGGACTTGCTGATCTACGTTCAAGATACCCTCATGAATTGTCTGGTGGACAAAGACAAAGACTTGCCTTGGCAAGGGCTCTTGCTCCTGGCTCATCAATTGTTCTATTGGATGAACCCTTCTCCAATCTTGATGTTGAGGTGAGGTTAAGGCTCAGAAGCGAACTTTCAGGTGTCCTTAAATCTTGTGGGGCCAGTGGTGTTTTGGTTACACATGATCCAGAAGAGGCTTTGGCAATATGCGATCGTGTGGCGGTGTTGAGAGAAGGTGAGCTGCATCAATGTTCTGAACCAAGTGCAATTGTGCAGGAACCAGCAACACCTTTTGTGGGAAGGTTTGTTCTTCAGCGTAATGTTTTGCCGTTACAAAATTGTGGGGAATTTTGGTCAACTCCAATAGGCTCTATTGAACTCCCTGATCAAGATAAATCTTTTTATGCCAATGAATTAATGATTGACGAGCAAGCTCTATGTATTCAAGCTGACCCTCTTGGGGAAGGAACCATTAAAGGAAGAGAATTTTTAGGCAATTATTGGCTTCTCAAAATACAGGTAGGAAACCATCTTCTAAGGGTTCGTCAACCATTGGACAATGTTTTTGATATTGGTGATACATGTAGTGTGGAATTTTTGTCTGGTGGTGCGGGGATTCTATTTCCAGGATCTATCCCTTGTACGCTTTAGTTGAACTCACAATTAAAACTATTAGATAAAAATTAGATTATAAACTTTTTTGATATTTTATATAGTTAATTAATTTCCGCATTGGCATTTCCCACCTTTCCATTTTGAACATTTTTTCTTCTTGCAACCTTTTTTTCTTGCCTGCTTAGTAGCTTTTCTGGGAGAGTCTTTGGTGAAAGGCAGGCCAATCGAGTGAGACATGGAGGTAAATATTTACCCAGACTTGAGATTGATTCGCATTATATGCAATGTGGATTGTCATTAATTAGATCTTTGCATTAAATCAACGGGATGTATCATTTTGTACATCTACTAAAGTGGGTATTGTTAAAAGTGCAGTACTCACAAATTTCAGAATTGCTTTTTTAAACTATGACCTCTTCTACTCATACTTCCGTCTACAAGGTCTCTACAGGTCCAGCGGGCAGGGCGATGGCTCAGCCTATGGAAGCAGCTTTGGTAGAAGCACTACAACAGCACCTCACGATGGAGCGCTGTGCAAGTGCAGCTTATTTTGCGAATTCCATCTGGTTTGCTGAGCGTGAATTACGTGGATTTTCTCAATATTTCAAACAAGAATCTTTAAATGAACAAAGCCATGCTGGGGCTTTCGCGGACTATTTACTTGCTCGTGGACAAACGGTATTGCTTCAAGATATACCAGCTCCTCGTCAAACCTGGAATTCAGTTGAAGAAGTGATGGCTGTTGCTTTCCAAATGGAAGCTGATGTGACTTCCTCCTTGCACCAGCTTTATGCCATGGCCGAAAGATCCTCAGATATGAGAACCACTGTATTTTTAGATCCCACTATCGATAACCAAGTTGATTCTGAGAATGAGTTTGCTCATCTTCTTGGTCGTGTAAAACTTGCCAGTAATGAGTCCTCTGCACTATTAATTATTGATGGGGAGTTAACTAACGGGAATCACAAGCCAGCTCAATTAGCCTAGATAAAGGTTGATTAATGGCAATTTCCAAAAGCTAAACATATAGTTTGGTCTAGATTGAGTTTCTAGAACTTACCTCTAGTAGAAACTCGATCGAATATTGATCATACTTTTCAGATTTAAGCCAAGTTTGAGCACTTTTATTAACTTCCCGCTTTCTCCTTATAAGAGCATGCAACTCGTTCATGAGTCGGCTTGTAAGTTCGGCGTCTCTAGATACTTGGATAGAGTCAAGTAGTTGTTTGATTCGATATCTAATCGAATCAACTTCTCTACAAAGCGAACCGATCAGTGTGTCTGAAATACTAAAAGAAGTTTTCATTTGTCTCAAATCAGGCTGCAAGTGGCGAATTTTCAACAAGTTTTGGAGCTAAACGTAGAATTTGCTCTCCGCTAGGAATATTCAATAACTCAGCAGAACGCAATCGAGATATCAGGCGAGTAGAAGTTACTCGAGTGGAGCCAATAAGTTCCCCAATCCTTTCATGGGTTAATCGAAATGGGAGGTCACACCAATTTCCACATCTACGGCCTAGACGATTTACCAGAAGAGCTAAAAGCGCTTGCAAACGTTGTTCTGCACTGCCAAGGTGACGGATACGAAGCAATTGCAAAGTCCATTCATTGACTGCATCGAAACCAATTTCGTCAGTATTCTCAGAGTTTCGTTTAAAAGAAAAAGTCGTCAAGGCTTCAAGGCATACTCCTTCACTGCAGAGTCTGTCCGTTCTAAGTAAGTCACCAGCCTGTAGAAAGGCCAATGTCATGCCTTCTGTTTCTTGGCAAGGACAATAGACTCGAGCGACTCCTTCAAGCACTTCAAGGCAACTAATTCTATTAGAGGAGGCTGGATCTAATAGAATTGTTTGTCCAGTAGGCATTCTTATGCTGCTTATTGGATCGTCTGGGAGATAACGGAAGCTCATCGAAAAAAAGAGGGAGCTTGTTGAGAACTTCTCTCAACCTATAACAACGAGATCCTTTTTTGCAAGCGATTCTCAATAGCAACTCAATTATTGAGACCCCTATAGATCTTGATGCCTAGGGGTGTATAAAGTATTAGCTCTTGTTGTCTCGAATTTTACCTTTTCATCCTTAATGTTAGAGGACGAGGAAAAACGATTTTTTCTTGTACTGAAAATTCCGCCCCCACCTCAAGTCTTTGCCAGAGTTCGAAGATTTTCTTATTTAGGCATAAAGCATGAAATGAGTGGTTTGTGGTTCAGTAGGGGGGTAAAGTTAAATTGGAAATTTTATTCGCCAATATCTTTGCCCGATATAGCAGTTAAGGAATTTTTCTTTGTTCTCTCTGACCAGGAAGACTTCTTTCTAGGTATAGAGACTAGATCTTTCTTATAAAGAGTCAGAAGTTAAATCCAACAGTTTATGCAAGCTAGTTTTTTTTCAGAATCTCTCTTCAAACGGCTTTCAAAAGTCTCAAGCATGCAAGAGGACTCCAGAAAGCTCATTATTCTTCTGGGACTTTTAGGTGATTTTGATAGCCTTGAGTATGGGCAACTCTTGGCGTTAAACCTCTCTCAACTTGAAAATAAGAACATTAAAACTCTGCTTATTGGAATAGGTAGTGAGGAATCCTCAAACCGTTTTTCATCATTCACTGGTTTTCCTAGGGATTCACTTATTGTAGAGAAAACAAATTCTCTACATTTATCTCTAGGTCTAAGTCCAGGACTTCAGCTTACAAATAATTCATATATTAATTTACTTTTAATGTGTATGGGCTTTGGATCCCCTGGCACTATTCATGAGGTAATCAGGGGATATGTGGGAGATTTATATTCAAACCAACGAATTTTTTATAGGAATAAAGGAGGAGATCCCTTTTTACCTTTTCTTCAGCCTAAGTTTTTTAGTTTAGTTTTTGGAGATGGATATTTAAGGCCTTTTGAACTCGCTACGGTTCGCTTAATGAATATGATTGAGGTGTTGTCCAATTGGAACTTGTACATGTTTAATAAAGATTATTTGACCCAGAGAGGAGCCACCTATTTTTTAGAAACAGACAATTCTGTACTTTATAGTTATAAGTCAAAAGCTCTTTTAGATTTTACCGAGTCAAAAGGGAAGCCGTTGTCTTTTCTAAATAGATTTATATCATGATCTTAATAATTTTTAGAGCATTAACCTTGTATAGTCTAATCTAAAAAAGAAATAGCTTGATCTTAATTCCTATTTATATATGCACCCTACCTCATTTACTCCTGATTTTATAAACGTTGAAAAGCCCGGGGAGATTAGTCGATGATTACAAGATCTTGTAAATTCTGCGGAAGCAAACTTTTTCGCGCTGATAGAGCACTTGCAGGAAGATTGGTCTGTAGCGTTTGTAGTAAACCTTTTGATGCCTCTAGTAGATCAAGAGCTATAAATAGAATGCCCAAATTTGCTGGAATAGATAAAAGATTATTTTTTGCATTTCTAATAATACTTGTGTTTATCGTAATTGTTTCTCTTTGAGTGACTATGTTATTACTATAGCTTTTATTTCAAGTTGATTTGTAAGAGTGAGTTCTATAGCTTTGAGAAAGATTTTGTTGGAGCAGTGAATTAAATTAACTTAGTCTGGTAGGTAAGGCAAAATAAAGCATGTCTCAAAAACCATTCAGTGTTTGCGACCAGAAACCATAAAGCTGCCAGCTTGACCACAAGAAAATACCAAGGAAGGCCCAGTTCATCCAAGCTGGCCTCTGATTATTTGATGTCAATCTTAAAACGAATTAGTTTGCATAATTATATCTTAATTTAGTTAATTTTGAAAATAACTAAATTAACTGAAATTTGTAATATCAACATATTTTTGTATGAAGACCTGCGTTTCGGGTTAAAAATAAAAAAATAGAATTTTTTAATTATAGAAAAAGTGCCAACAGGCCAATGGGTACCAATAATCTGGCTATTAGGTTTAGGGTTATCGATCGATTGTTTTTGTGCATGAGTGTTTTGTTTTCTGGTGGGTAAGCCATTGGCATATCTAGATGAACTTTATTAGTATCTGCATTTGTAGGATGAAGGTCCCAGGGACGTTCATTATTTAAAGAGTTGTTAAACCAATCCCAATAGTATTGAATCATCTTGTCTTCTCCTAATAGCTTTACATTGTCTTTTTGTATATAGCCCATTTGCTCGTTAAATGTTTGTGTTTTTAGCACGAGATAGTCTTCGCAAAATATTTTATAGAAGATTCTTTGTTGAAGCTGTCTAAATAAAATTAGTTTTGTAATTAACTTGTTTTTCATAAATTTTCTGTAGTGCCTGACGATTACTCTTGATCTGTTTTTAGCTAAAGGTATATGGTCGAGAACTTGTATATATCTTGCAGTTTCTGGGGTTCCTTTGTAGATACATATTCTACCTGGTGGAATAAATTTAATTGTAATAAACTCACCCTTTTCCTTTTCTTTATGGTTATATTTGCTTTCAATATGTCTACCATCTCGAGTTATATTTTGATGAAAACTCGTTATTACTTCTCGATTGACATCCTTATCTGGAATAGTATCACCATGTATCCAGAAAATATGTAAAATGTCTAGGTGATTCTCAATAATTCTTGCCCAATCACACTTGAAGTCTACGCAAACCTCTTCATAGGCATAATCACTTGGCTTGAAGCCATATGACTCTGGTAATGTATTATCCAGAGAAGATTTGATTTCTATTTCAGATAGATCTGTCTTAGCTTTTCCTCCATAATATATATACAGATAACCATCTTTTTCGATGCAGGGATATTGGTATAAATGAATTCTTTTTGCATAGTTATTGTAATTAGAGTCAATAATATGCTGACAGGTGATTCTATCTAAATTTGTACAATTGCCTTCTGCGGAAAATCGACCGCCATGGTAAGGGCATACGATTTCACCATCTTTAATGCCGCCGCCTTGAAAGGAAGCTCCTCGATGAGGGCAAAGGTTCTTAATGCACCTGACCCTCTTGTCTTTATCCCTATATAGGACAAGAGGCTCGTTGTACATACTAAAAAAATGCAGTTTATCTTCTTTTAAATCCTTAGTGGTGCAAATAGCGTACCAACCTAATAACCCGTTGGATAGTTGTCCAGAGGGTTTATTTGAGGTGTTCTTTTCAGTGATGACGGAAGAGTCATTTGAGGTTATGTCATTCTTCGGCAAGCCACTAGGCCAACTAAGTGATGAAGTTGTGGTGAGCCCAGTTTCACTCATGGCTTATTTTGCCTTTTTTTCAGTAAATAACTGTCTTTTGATCTGACAATACTAAGCCATGTTGTCTTTTGTTCCCCGGTGGTTGTAAATCTCTAGGTTCAGTTGACTTGATTTTTTGAGTGGATTTATAAATGAAAAAAGGTTTCTTTGATACGAAATATGCAGCTTTTTTGCATTGCTGTCTAACTGGTAGGCTATTTGTGGTAAGGGTTGTTTTATTGTCAAGGTTTGTTTATTAGACTAGGGGTTATATCCTTTGGAATGACTCTTTTTATTGCCGGTTTTGAGCAGGGAAAGTTTTTATGGCTTTAGTTAAAGCGAAAGATCTATGTAAAAGTTATCGGGTTTCAGTAAAAACACCTGGTATATCAGGAGCATTATCAAATTTTTTCAATAGGAAGTTTCAAACTGTCCAAGCGGTTAGGAATGTGAGCTTTCAGATAAATCGTGGTGAAATGGTTGGGTTTATTGGCCCAAATGGGGCAGGTAAAACCACTACCTTGAAAATGTTGTGCGGGCTAATTTGTCCAACAAGTGGTGAAGTCATTGTTGGGGGTAAGAAACCATTCGCTAGAGATAAAGAATTTCTTCGTCAAATAACATTGGTGATGGGACAGAAGCAACAGCTGATTTGGGATTTGCCCCCATTAGACTCCTTGTATGTAAATGCTGCCGTCTACGGAATAAACAGAACAGAGGCCAAAGAGCGTATAAAAGAACTTTCTTCAATGTTGGAATTGGACGAAGAACTTACACGCCCTGTTAGAAAGCTTTCACTTGGGCAAAGGATGAAGGCCGAGCTTTTAGCCTCTCTTTTGCATCGCCCTTCTGTCCTCTTTTTAGATGAACCTACCTTGGGCTTAGATGTAAATGCTCAGGCTAGGGTACGCAAGTTTTTAGCTGATTACAATAAAAAATATGGAGCAACGGTTCTACTTACAAGTCACTATATGGCCGATATCACCTCACTATGTTCTAGAGTTATGTTGATTCATAAGGGTTCATTGTTTCATGATGGATCCCTAGAGTCTCTTACTGAAAGACTTACACCTTATAGATCAGTAAAAATAGCCTTTAAAGAACCTCAGGAGCATCATTTGTTGAAAAAATTTGGAGAATTAGAAGAGTGTGATGGTTACCTTGCGCGGATCCTGATTCCCAGGGAAAAACTAACAAATTCAGTTTCGTCAATACTTAATAATTTTCCTGTTAAGGACCTTGAAATAGGAGACCCTCCTATTGAGGAACTAATTGGTAAACTTTTCCAATCTGGCAAAGTACAATAATGATTAAATATTTTCGGAAAAAATTCCCTCTAAGAAATATTTTCCAGATTGCATATACATTGTTAAGTACACAATATGCACTTATGGTGGAATATCGGGCCGAAATTGTACTTTGGGCAGTTTCTGGTATTTTACCTCTAATAATGTTATCGATTTGGAGTGGTTCCCAAGCTCTTGTAATTGCAGGAATTACTACAGAGGAAATAACCCGTTACTTTATAAGTGCTTTTGTAGTGCGTCAATTCACTGCTGTTTGGGTAATGGTGACTTTCGAAGAAGATTATGTTGAAGGTAAATTGTCTCCATATTTGTTGCAGCCCTTAACACCATTTTGGAGATACCTTTCCTCACATCTTGCTGAACAAATCACACGCATACCTATAGTCATAATTATGCTTATTTTTGTCTTTTCACTTCTTCCTAAGGCTTTTTTTATACCTAACTTAAGTGATCTTGCTTTGGGAATTTTAATCATATTTATAGCTTTCCTGGTACGTTTTCTCTTGCATTGGACTTTTGCAATGCTTTGTTTTTGGAATGAACGATCAGCAGCTTTTGAGAGGGTTTTGCTTATACCATATATTTTTCTCTCTGGTATGGTTGCTCCTTTGGATACCTTCCCAGAACAGATTAAATCAATTGTTATGTTGACACCCTTTCCTTATTTTTTATATTTCCCTGCTCGCATTCTTTCTGGATCAAACATTGATGTTTTCAATGTGTTCCTAACGCTTATTGTATGGGGATTTATATTATTTCTATGTAGTCTTATTGCATGGAGACGAGGTATTAAACATTACTCTGCAATGGGGGCATAGATATATTAAATGGTCAAGATCTTGAATTTTTATTTTAACATTATAAGATACTTTTGGTTAACTGCGATCGCAACCGAGTTGGAATATAGCTTTAATTTTTTTGTTGAACTAGTAGCAGTAATAGCCAACCTTTTTGGAAGTATTTTCTTATTATCGTTATTCTATACACCTTACTCTAATTTAGGAGGTTGGAGTTGGGATGAATCATTACTAGTGTTAGGGATTTATACCTTCTTAGAAGGTATAACAACCTCGATTCTACAGCCAAACCTTAGTAAGATTGTCCAGCATGTTCAAAATGGTACGCTTGATTTTGTACTTCTAAAGCCTATAGATAGTCAAATCTGGTTGTCTTTAAGAATGTTTTCTCCCTGGGGATTCCCTTCAGTTCTTTGTGGAGTATCTCTGGTTTTATTTTCACTTTTCAGATCTTCCTTTCATATCAATATATTTTCTGGTTTATTGTTTTTGTCGACGATCATCTCTAGTTTGTTGATTCTGTATAGCTTATGGTTTTTGCTAGCCACTACTAGTATTTGGTTTGTAAGGATTTGGAACGCTACCGAGGTACTTAGGTCTATTTTAGTGGCAGGCCGTTATCCAGTCTCTTCTTATCCATATGTTTTGCGTACGATCTTTACCTTTATATTGCCTATAGCGTTTTTAACAACAGTACCAGCAGAGGTTCTTTCGGGGCGTTGGTCAAGCTTACTTGTTACTCTTTCTCTTCCTCTGGCCTTTTTGTTTTTTTACGCGGCTCGCTTTTTCTGGTTGTATGCCTTAAGGTTTTACACCTCAGCTTCAAGCTGACTGATTGATTTAAATTTAATAGGGTTTAAAGTTAGAATTGTCTTCTAATTTTCCACAATACTACTCTAATTATTAATGCCTAGATTAGTTATTCTTCAGCACCTTCAACGAGAAGGTCCCGGACTATTTTCTATCATAGCTCGTGAATTTGGCATTGATATTTCAGTCTACCGCTTAGATAAAAGCTCTCAATTACCAATCATATCTGATATTGATTCACTTTTAATTCTTGGTGGACCAATGAGTGTTATGGACCGAGATAAATCAAAATATCTGTGGATTGACAACGAAATTAATCTTATAAAGCAAGTTCTTTTAAAACAAATACCATTTGTTGGAGTTTGTTTCGGCGCTCAATTACTTGCTTATGCTTCCGGTGGTAATGTTGAAACTTTGATTACTGAGGAAAAACGCGTTAATCCTGAAGTTGGATGGTCTCCTGTCTTCCCCCTTCACCCACAACCTGACGAGCCTTTGTTAGAGTACTTAAAAGAACCAATGCAAGTCTTGCATTGGCATGAGGACAGGATTTTACTTCCCAAATCCGCATCTCTTCTTGCTAGTAGTTCTAGATGTAGAGAACAATTATTCCGCATTGGGCCTAATGCTTACGGGCTCCAATTTCATGCAGAGATCTATGGAGATATGGTTGAAGAATGGATTCGCGAAGATTCTGAATTTATATATCAAGCAATGGGTCGTGATGCCCGATCAGTTCTGTACGAACAGCAAAGGGAATTTTGCCTCTCTAGTCATAGAAACCGGATGGATTTTCTGAGAGGTTTGTTCGCGCAGCTCTTTCCTTGAATATCTTCAAGTTAGCTTCTTGCAAGCCAGGAGGGTGCTCCAATGAAAAAGTCTGCAAGATCATCACCCTGAAAGTGTGATGCATCTGGATCAATAGACCCTAAATTGAGACTATCGAGAAGAGTTTCTATTTGATCAGTTTCATTCTTGCCTTTTAGCTGTTCACGTCTAGCACTATGAAGCCATGAAGCTATGGTTTGATCTTTGTCAGCATATTTATGTAAGTATTTTCTTTCTTCTAGAGTGACTGAGCTTCCTGAGGCCACTCTTTGCATGATCTCTTTTAGAAGCTCCCTTTTCTCGGGGGAAAGCATGTTCTTATATCTAATAAGCCTTTAATAGCGATTTTTGTTGAGAAAGGCTCTTGTTGGCTACAAACCTTTTTATTAACAGAATGTATTTCGAGACAGTATTCTTTGGTTGTGGCTTAAAACGACTCATTATGTTGCGCTTGATTTTGTTTCAGATTCTCTTCCTGGGCCTAATTCTGTCAGTTTCGGTGTTGTCGGCATTTGCTTCGACGGATTACTCAAAAGAGTCTCTTATAGGTGCAGATTTTTCAGGGCAAGATTTGAGAGGAGTTACTTTTAATCTAACTAATCTTAAGCAAGCCAACTTATCTGGATCCAATCTTCAAGGAGCTAGTCTTTTCGGTGCAAAACTTCAGGAAGCAGATTTAAGTCTCGCTAACCTTCGCGAAGTGACATTAGATTCAGCTGTTCTAGAAAGAACTGACTTGAAAGATGCTGTTCTGGAGGATGCCTTTGCCTTCAATACTAGGTTTGAAGATGTAAATATAAATGGCGCTGATTTCACAAATGTTCCGTTTCGAACGGATGTTCTTAAGACTTTGTGTTTGCAAGCTGATGGGATTAATCCTGTTACCGGAAGGAAAACTAAAGACACTTTAGGCTGCAAATAGATATATCCATTGCCTTGCTATATTTAATCATGAATAAATCTATTCTTCTTATTCTTAGATGGATTTGCCCAGCCCTGTAGACTCCTTAGGATTAGTAGCAGGCTGCCTTACTACAATAGCTTTTCTGCCACAAATCCTTAAGACATATCGATCTAGATCTGCTGAAGATGTCTCCTATTCCATGTTTATATTATTTAGCCTAGGAGTCGCGCTATGGGGGGTTTACGGTTGGGAGATACATGCTAACCCAGTAATTATTTCTAATTTAATTACTTTTGTTCTCGCGCTTTCTGTATTGTTAATGAAGGTAATTTTTGCAAAGAGAGAGGGTTAGCTCGATTTGTTCTTTTATAGCTTTGCTTACTTGTAGATTTGAAAGTAAACTTGTTGTTATATTTTATTT includes:
- a CDS encoding AhpC/TSA family protein, whose protein sequence is MQASFFSESLFKRLSKVSSMQEDSRKLIILLGLLGDFDSLEYGQLLALNLSQLENKNIKTLLIGIGSEESSNRFSSFTGFPRDSLIVEKTNSLHLSLGLSPGLQLTNNSYINLLLMCMGFGSPGTIHEVIRGYVGDLYSNQRIFYRNKGGDPFLPFLQPKFFSLVFGDGYLRPFELATVRLMNMIEVLSNWNLYMFNKDYLTQRGATYFLETDNSVLYSYKSKALLDFTESKGKPLSFLNRFIS
- a CDS encoding Rieske 2Fe-2S domain-containing protein, with translation MSETGLTTTSSLSWPSGLPKNDITSNDSSVITEKNTSNKPSGQLSNGLLGWYAICTTKDLKEDKLHFFSMYNEPLVLYRDKDKRVRCIKNLCPHRGASFQGGGIKDGEIVCPYHGGRFSAEGNCTNLDRITCQHIIDSNYNNYAKRIHLYQYPCIEKDGYLYIYYGGKAKTDLSEIEIKSSLDNTLPESYGFKPSDYAYEEVCVDFKCDWARIIENHLDILHIFWIHGDTIPDKDVNREVITSFHQNITRDGRHIESKYNHKEKEKGEFITIKFIPPGRICIYKGTPETARYIQVLDHIPLAKNRSRVIVRHYRKFMKNKLITKLILFRQLQQRIFYKIFCEDYLVLKTQTFNEQMGYIQKDNVKLLGEDKMIQYYWDWFNNSLNNERPWDLHPTNADTNKVHLDMPMAYPPENKTLMHKNNRSITLNLIARLLVPIGLLALFL
- a CDS encoding ferritin, with translation MTSSTHTSVYKVSTGPAGRAMAQPMEAALVEALQQHLTMERCASAAYFANSIWFAERELRGFSQYFKQESLNEQSHAGAFADYLLARGQTVLLQDIPAPRQTWNSVEEVMAVAFQMEADVTSSLHQLYAMAERSSDMRTTVFLDPTIDNQVDSENEFAHLLGRVKLASNESSALLIIDGELTNGNHKPAQLA
- a CDS encoding ABC transporter ATP-binding protein, which codes for MLDTCLKIKGLWHLYGKSSTSDWSLKDIDFTLERGELVGLLGPSGCGKTTLLRLIAGFEKPSKGQIYINGREVASTKRLVPAEQRGIGMVFQDYALFPHLDAWQNVCFGLRRGQDKTRVNYLLELLGLADLRSRYPHELSGGQRQRLALARALAPGSSIVLLDEPFSNLDVEVRLRLRSELSGVLKSCGASGVLVTHDPEEALAICDRVAVLREGELHQCSEPSAIVQEPATPFVGRFVLQRNVLPLQNCGEFWSTPIGSIELPDQDKSFYANELMIDEQALCIQADPLGEGTIKGREFLGNYWLLKIQVGNHLLRVRQPLDNVFDIGDTCSVEFLSGGAGILFPGSIPCTL
- a CDS encoding helix-turn-helix domain-containing protein, translated to MSFRYLPDDPISSIRMPTGQTILLDPASSNRISCLEVLEGVARVYCPCQETEGMTLAFLQAGDLLRTDRLCSEGVCLEALTTFSFKRNSENTDEIGFDAVNEWTLQLLRIRHLGSAEQRLQALLALLVNRLGRRCGNWCDLPFRLTHERIGELIGSTRVTSTRLISRLRSAELLNIPSGEQILRLAPKLVENSPLAA
- the nth gene encoding endonuclease III, whose amino-acid sequence is MNKLDRVSLIRKRLNELYPNPPIPLNHHDEFTLLIAVLLSAQSTDKKVNEITPALFKKANTPLDMQKLGEREIQSSIRQIGLSRQKAKNIANLSKILIEKFKGKVPCNFKDLESLPGVGHKTASVVLSQAFGFQTFPVDTHIHRLAQRWGLSKGKNVLQTEKDLKAIFPESEWNKLHLQIIFYGREHCTARGCDGRVCSICKELYPNRCKPIICKKA
- a CDS encoding TVP38/TMEM64 family protein → MKMVHSGNVHKTRAFNIFIGLIFFMLVSYLIYFGGINQIKQGVSDGSSLAEFSIFILRFTSILVPALPSTAYSLLAGGILGFKKGLLIIYLADFISCSTCFTISRVYGRRAVKRFVGNRFMKRVENFSNKHLEGNFFLMTGLLMTGLFDFVCYGIGLTKTSWRKFMPALIISILLSDLPVVALGAGILEGGGKILILSSFGILLLGLVSAWVKKKNNQL